Genomic window (Staphylococcus debuckii):
TCTCAAGAAAAGTATACCCATGCACAGTCGTGCTAAACACGGTTCACAATATAATTGACAACTATCATTTGAAAAGTAACGATTACAGTTAGGAATCTTAACTGTTATTCAAGATTCGTTTCACAACACTTTGGGACATATCACGTCGAGTTAAGGAATATTCGCCAAAACTTTCTCAAAATCTTGTACGATGAAATCAAGATAAAACGAAGGAGGTTACTTATCATGATGGTAGCAGATATTATCGGCGGTATTATCAAATTAATCGTGAACTTAGTAGACACTTTCAAACCTAAAAAATAGTAATAAGTTAAATATGGCTGCAGAAAGGAGCGGGGACATTATTATTATGTCCCGGCCTTTTTTCATTTTCTTTTTAAAGAAAAAAGAGTACCACAGAGAAACCTCGATATGAAATAATCTTATCCGCATCATTTGCGACTATTAATAAAATAGGGAGCGAGACCCTATTTTGTCCCGCTCCTTTCCCTAATTTATTTGCCGTGTTCATTCACAAATTTCTTTCCTTCATCTGTGACTTGCCATGAATTAATTTCCCCATCTATATAATCAATATCTACATATCCCTCGTGGCTTAAAGTGATAATATCATCCTTTAATTCTTCAAGTTGCTTTTGTGAAGTTGTTTCACTATCATCCTCAGTAGGTCGTAAAAACATTTTCAATAACTCATATCTTCTTTCATCATTCATATCTGTTCATCTCCTTGATATTAGATACGCTAACGAGATAATTTAATTTTAATAATCCTATTAATAGTTGAATTACCTTTATGTATAGCGAGTCAAACATTTAAAAGAGCGCGCATATGCCTGTTTAGTAGTTATTTCTTTTATATCGCTTCCCCATATTTCAAAATAAGTCACATATTGCTACTATATTGTTAAAATTATAATAATATTTTATTGACGAGCAGTATTTAAATTTAGTATTATATTTGTATCAACTCGTTAAATAGATTTTCTAATTTTAATAGGGCCCTTTATGTAGGAATTTATTTACTTGTTGAGCTTTGTTTCTAACAGATTGTTACATTCAGAAAGTTTGGTGGATTTATTTTGCCAGAAATAAGTATAATAAATAAAGCGTCTCTTCTATACTTTAAATGCAGTAGGAAGAGACGCTTTTATTGAGTTGAAAGAATTTTATAGAACTAGCTTATGATTAGAGCGATACATTTATTGATATTATTAAAATCGTTATGAAGATATCGGATATGTTGCTCTCGTTCTTGGCCAATATATCTGTTTATTGGACACGTTGCTCTCGTTCTTGGCCGATATAACCATTTATTGGACACGTTGCATCGGATCTTGGCCAATATATCTGTTTATTGGACACGTTGCTCTCGTTCTTGGCCAATATACCCACTTAACACTTAACAATCATATTTATGCAATTCCGATTTCAATTTGTCTTTCCTCATCGTTCTCCTACCATCTCTGCCCTTTTTCCGCCCTTTCCACAATATTTTAGACATAAAGAAACCCCGTAAGCCTATGCCTACGGGGTTTATCTATAAGTTCTATCTTAGTTTTCTTCTTTAACATATGGTAATAAAGCCATATGACGAGCACGTTTGATAGCTGTAGTCAACATACGTTGATATTTAGCTGAAGTGCCAGTTACACGACGTGGTAAAATTTTACCGCGTTCTGAGATAAAACGTTTTAATAAGTCAGTATCTTTATAGTCGATGTGTGTAATTCCGTTCGCTGTGAAATAGCAAACTTTTTTACGACGACGTCCGCCTCTTCTTGGTCCACCTGCCATGGTTAACTGCCTCCTTTAATTGATATTTTCAAATTTCTACGTTCATTACACGTTGATTAGAATGGTAAATCATCATCACTGATATCAATCGGGCCGTTTGCATTTGCAAATGGGTTATCAGATTGTCCAGATTTTGATGAATTTTGATAAGATGACGTATTTTGACCTTGTTGTTGTCCACCGTAACTTTGACCATAATCTTGGAATTGGTTATTACCGCCTCCAGATTGTTGACCGCCGTGACGTTGATTTTGTGATTTAGGTTCAAGGAATTGAACACTATCACATACAACTTCTGTCACAAAAATACGACGTCCTTCTTGGTTTTCGTAACTGCGTGATTGTAAGCGACCATCAACGCCGGCTAGACTACCTTTAAACAAATAATTGTTTACATTTTCTGCTTGTTTTCTAAAAACAACACAGTTAATGAAGTCTGCTTCACGTTCCCCTTGCGCATTCGTAAACGTACGATTAACCGCTAAGGTAAAAGTCGCTACACTTACGCCTGAGGGTGTCGTTCTGTATTCAGGATCTCTTGTTAAACGTCCTACTAATACAACTCTGTTAAGCATTTAAACGCCCCCATTCTGTTTTTACTTATCTTCGTCTTCGCGGATTACAATGTAGCGAATAATATCGTCATTGATTTTAGCTAAACGTTGGAATTCATCTGTAGCTTCACTGTCTTCAGTGTTGATACGTACAATGTTGTAGTAACCTTCTTTGAAATCTTCAATTTCGTAAGCAAGGCGACGTTTGCCCCAATCTTTTTCTTCAATGATTTCAGCACCGTCTTT
Coding sequences:
- the rpsR gene encoding 30S ribosomal protein S18 — protein: MAGGPRRGGRRRKKVCYFTANGITHIDYKDTDLLKRFISERGKILPRRVTGTSAKYQRMLTTAIKRARHMALLPYVKEEN
- the ssb gene encoding single-stranded DNA-binding protein, translating into MLNRVVLVGRLTRDPEYRTTPSGVSVATFTLAVNRTFTNAQGEREADFINCVVFRKQAENVNNYLFKGSLAGVDGRLQSRSYENQEGRRIFVTEVVCDSVQFLEPKSQNQRHGGQQSGGGNNQFQDYGQSYGGQQQGQNTSSYQNSSKSGQSDNPFANANGPIDISDDDLPF
- the rpsF gene encoding 30S ribosomal protein S6, yielding MRTYEIMYVVRPNIEDEARKALVERFNGILTKDGAEIIEEKDWGKRRLAYEIEDFKEGYYNIVRINTEDSEATDEFQRLAKINDDIIRYIVIREDEDK